One region of Leishmania panamensis strain MHOM/PA/94/PSC-1 chromosome 28 sequence genomic DNA includes:
- a CDS encoding ATPase V0 complex subunit e1/e2, putative (TriTrypDB/GeneDB-style sysID: LpmP.28.0650), translated as MGLFLGTFIFILLGAAGALSAPLWAKSQVDLVRVLCAVAAFCCWMSWVLIYMAQMNPLLLPTRSIQRE; from the coding sequence ATGGGCCTCTTTCTCGGTACCTTCATTTTTATACTCctcggcgctgccggtgcgctgAGCGCGCCGCTCTGGGCAAAGAGCCAGGTCGACCTTGTCCGCGTACTGTGCGCTGTGGCCGCTTTCTGCTGCTGGATGTCGTGGGTGCTGATATACATGGCGCAGATGAacccgctcctgctgcccaCTCGGTCTATCCAGCGGGAGTGA
- a CDS encoding protein transport protein Sec13, putative (TriTrypDB/GeneDB-style sysID: LpmP.28.0660), which produces MSDTLLDTGHLAAVTDIAADANGRHLATASSDGTVHVYESVTTAPKEASQYKGGPQPTTWNPVAVLQCSGEEQAATVTCVAWAPPVFYTAALVTCTEASNEVALWCDVCNDAQYRKIYTYTLATPGWCVAWAPHEYGKLFAVGCADGAVVVFTGGPDGTWDIRSFESHPHGCCSLSFAPFFPPGALLMAPLERDLSNVPGNAPPMPFAPPRLVTCGGGRLVKLWTHSFAPRSGEEGSGAPESVWVSMELEAAEALSTPAWREVSWAPNLGLPFTYIAAGSEDGMVAVWVQDGPASNPWQCRLLPPPHGTPGVNVTKLSWSLVGTFLLVSYADGAVAMWKETGNNGAWRVVSELENPTS; this is translated from the coding sequence ATGAGTGATACATTGCTGGACACGGGCCATTTGGCGGCCGTGACAGACATTGCGGCGGATGCGAATGGTCGGCATCTCGCCACGGCGAGCAGCGATGGCACGGTGCACGTTTATGAGTCCGTCACTACCGCCCCCAAGGAAGCGTCGCAGTACAAGGGTGGACCGCAGCCCACGACGTGGAACCCTGTTGCGGTGCTTcagtgcagcggcgaggagcaggcagcgacggtgacgTGTGTGGCGTGGGCACCTCCCGTCTTCTACACGGCTGCCCTCGTCACGTGTACCGAGGCGTCTAAtgaggtggcgctgtggtgtgACGTGTGTAACGACGCTCAGTATCGCAAAATCTACACCTACACCCTGGCAACACCGGGCTGGTGTGTGGCATGGGCCCCGCACGAGTACGGGAAGCTCTTTGCCGTCGGCTGCGCGGATGGGGCGGTGGTCGTCTTCACCGGCGGGCCCGACGGCACGTGGGACATTCGGTCCTTCGAGAGTCACCCACACGGTTGCTGCAGCCTCTCCTTTGCCCCGTTCTTTCCACCGGGGGCGCTGCTCATGGCGCCTCTGGAAAGGGACCTTAGTAATGTCCCGGGCAATGCCCCACCAATGCCGTTCGCGCCACCTCGTCTGGTGAcgtgcggtggtggccggcTCGTGAAGCTCTGGACGCACTCGTTTGCACCTCGGTCCGGCGAAGAAGGCAGTGGCGCGCCGGagtctgtgtgggtgtccaTGGAACTGGAGGCGGCTGAGGCGTTAAGCACCCCAGCGTGGCGGGAGGTGAGTTGGGCCCCGAACCTGGGCTTGCCGTTCACATACATTGCGGCTGGGTCAGAGGATGGGATGGTGGCGGTCTGGGTTCAGGATGGACCCGCTTCGAACCCATGGCAGTGCCGACTtctgcccccaccccacgGCACCCCCGGTGTGAATGTGACGAAGCTCTCGTGGTCTCTTGTAGGAACGTTTCTCTTGGTATCCTACGCTGAtggcgcggtggcgatgTGGAAGGAGACGGGTAATAATGGGGCGTGGCGCGTGGTGAGTGAACTGGAGAACCCGACCTCGTGA